AAACTTGACATATTGTGGAAGGGGATACTGTTGGGACCTTACAGAATAAGGCACCAAATAGTAGTTGTTAACGAAATCATTGCCACCCACGGTTATGAGAACAAGTGCTTGATTCACTAAATTTTTTGCCGCTGAAGCACCAATTATACCACTCACTTTCCTCTGGTACTCTTCAAAATGTTCTAGTTGTCTATACATTCTGATTATGTTTACCTGCAAAAAAATTGCATCAACCATTGCCatcttcaaaattaaaaaattaatcgaaatttatatattaagaaataATTATATCTATATCTACTACAatcttattaaattttaaatataattttacaaaACACATAGCTTGTATTTATTGAAAACtacttttattttagtttacaaaatataactgttacacttaaaaaaaaaaaaagtaaaaatttgaCTAAATTGAGTCTAATTATTAAGGTGTGGAAttagataataataattaatgaacTGACAAATTGAATTCCGGTGTCGTTAAGGATTCCAATTCCGGCTGATGCGAAATTGGCACCAATTAGGAGCTTCTCTCCTCTCAATTCAGGGCTCAAATATGGCAATACTGACTCCGAACCCAGTCGTTGACCTGCAACAAACAAAaacaattttattatatatactatCAATATCAATATCATTAACTTAACTAATTGAACCCAAGATGTTGGATTCTTCATCTTTTTAGTTTCGGTAGTATCTTTTCTGCTCTTATATTTGagttttctcattttttttatcttcacGAGAGTTTGAACTCATAAAatgatatcaaaattctttgtTTGAAAAATCTTGAATTTGATCATCAATAGACccaaatgacaaaaaaaaattataaaaaaatcaaacaaatctaaAAAGTTTTGTTCATGTGTATCCAAATATAATATTGGACATTACATTAGTGTTTTGTCCATCAtatccaaacacaatacacaaaaagataatttttagtATCTCTATTCTATTATTTCTGTCTCAGTGTCATATTCTGTTTTTAAAAACAAACGCAGCCAAATAGACtcttacttaaaaaaaatattagaaatataactatttatattGCCTCCTCCTATCAATTTAAACTTTTGACACGAATAGTATCGTGAGGGGAACTTTGAGGGGAAAAAATAGAAAGCAAAACTCAACTGATGAGATCAGGAATGTTGAATCCATTGGAGAAACGTCCACTGGGTCTATGAGTTGGATGATCAATTCCATAAGGAGGAGCATCAGCACGTGCAGTTGTAGCCAAGTAATTGTTGTTTCCACTGTCCACAAGTGAGTCTCCAAACACAAAGAATGCTCTTgctctattattattattattgcttgGCCTGGATTCTGCTCCATTAACAATGGCACCAATCACCAAAACCAAACTAACAAGTGTAGTAGTCATCTTCAAAGGAACAAAATTTGATAATCTTGTCATGTTTAAAATGAATTTTTATTTGGAGTTGTGTATGTATGTTTATATATTAAGTACTAGTGTTACCATTGAAGGATTGGATTTCTATTTTTGGTGTGGATGGAGAAATAATAGGACCATTcaagtatttatatataaacatCTTTTCTTGGATATTTATTTATGCATGCATTTCATCATAATCATACTTACTTGTTTCTGAGGTGGCTTTTCGGTGCTCTTTAAATGTTGCCATTCTCACTTACACGTTGTTTATTAGACAAGTTAGATGCTACATGAAACAatttattttaacatttttttttcttttccttttaataAGTGTTCAAGTTACTCCTCAAAATTTTACACTTGAATCAAATTAGtttcttaaaataattttttttagattaacAAATATGTTTTCACACTTCGTAAACCGAATTAACTACTATTTTCTACCAAAACAAACAAACACTTTTAATTTGTACATGGCTACGAAGTTTGTGATTTTCAGAAAAACGGTATAATATCATTATTTGTTGAAATATCAAATATGCATGATGACCAGAAGTTGCATTatcatattatattttaaaaaataatgatgaattgtacttttaaaatattaaaaaagataatttttcgCCGAACATCTGAGTattagggataataaacatcttccaAAAAGATTATATTGATTTTGGGATTTACCAAGGATCAAACTCTTCACCTTTCGGATATAGcgctctaataccatgtcatgataccactcatcccaaaaacttCAGCTGATGGGAAAAGGTAACAGTtatggttatatctctaatactccataaacctctattgtacacattgtacaaatattctatTGGTTCCTCATACTTTTCTTACttcaaattctaaattaaaatttacaattcACCAAGGACGAATTCTATTTGTTTCTATATtattctaaattaaaatttacaatttGCCAAGGATAAATTCTATTTGTTcctatatttttgaaaatcacctATAATCTTTATTTTTTGGGGTTTTACCTCCCAATAAATCATATGTATGTTTTGTTTCCAACAAACAGATCCTGAAGTTAAATTTTGGAAACTAACTTGATTTAAGCGTAAAATTTCAGAGATTaatctaaatatatatattttttactccttttcataaatttaaaaaaaaaaaattggataagTGAATATTTTTCTGCTTTTTAAGTTATATATTTATCAAAGTATATATCACATATCCTTCTTCATAGACGTAATTAGGTACACATAATTGCTAAGAAATGATGGATTAATTAATTCAACAAGCAACTTCAATTCAGAACTGTAAAGCATTGATGTGAGTTTGAATAACTCTTCAAAATCAATGATTTTAATAAGTTAAGAACTTCCATAGGTCAGCTCCTGCTACTAATTAATCTTTGAAGCCTTGTGGATTTAATTAGTAACCTTTCTAGTTGATGACTAAAACTCTAACaagcaattaattaattccGGAGGGAAATTACGGTGCAATGAATTTGGTAGAGGAAAAGCAAATTAAAGATAAGAGGAGAGTTAATTATTAAGAAGCCAAGCCACTCATTCCAATAATGTTATGAAGGTGTTAATTCATCTATATGTCTATGTGATTTAGGGAAGGGTGCATGGAAGATGGAAATGATTTAGAACTTTATAAGAATGTGGTCCCTCAtgatcaattcaaattttttattttgttattatagAGGAACTTTTTGGtagatatatataatttataaatattttttaagcaATCATTAAGCTTAAATACATATCCTAGTTTTGGCAAGTTAATTGACAAGTTTCTTTTttacttataattaattatcaagCTTAGCTTAGATTGTTTCAATATACATAAAGAAACAAAAGGGAGTTCCAAAATGAAAGCATATTTTGAAGTAGGTACTAGCTAGTATTTGAGTCAAGTCATTTAATTAAGGATGAACAATGAATTAGTAGTAGTTGGGATGAATTGAATATGAAATTATGAATAAGCTAATTAAGACACCATTATCGTTCTAGTAGTTTTTGACTGGTCCTAAAATATAAAAGGGACATAAGAAAGAGAATTTATTTCAGCAGCAAGAGCCGAATGAATCGGTGTCTTAGTCTAGCAGCTAGCTAGGAAGGATAGATGGACCTACTACTCACCAAACATGtatctaaaaagaaaaatgtaacATTATCTGCATGACTGCATATCTAaactaaattataaaaagtatacaaaatttaagtttttaatatatttgaaaaaaaaattaaatttttttattagtaatagttttaatatatacttttaaattttaatgcaTATATTAGTAAGGATGGCAACAGAATCTGTAttcatgtatattttttttttttttcaattcgATTGGGGTGATAATTATTTGATCCGGTACAAGGCAAGTTTTCATCGGGGCAAATTATTGAGTAGGATAGAGATGGGTCGAACTTTGAAGATACtgatttctatatatatatgatttgataaaaaaaattcgattTTGTTGCGGTCCAGCCCTGCTGGCAAACCGTTCGACCCGACCTACGGGCAATCCAGTCCATGCGGACGGGTTATCTTGCATAACCCGTCGGACCTGCTACCCGGGCACATTCCCCTGTTACCAGCTGTCTAACAGTTGCGGGGTAGAAAGCTTTCAGAAAAGAGGGCATCTTTTGTGGGGCCCACTCTACTGACAGGGTATAAAGGGGGAGGGTCCTACTCCTATCCttcccccaaggtacgtcatCATATTCCTTCCTTCAATACCACCTGCTCTTATAGTGACTTGAGCGTcagagtgtcattgcaggtggCACCCTCCTTTTCTACCACACGAAAAATCCGTGAGATCGTCTGCCCGCTCATCCGACCCAGATCTCAATTCACCCCACTAGCTCGTAAGGGATCTTCCCGACCCGTCCGATACACCGATCTACcgaacaaatttaaaatatatattcattTTTAACCTTGTATGActattgttttaaatttaatttatatttggataatgttcaagattttataaattttgaaattttaaagattACGGGAACAGATAGAAATAGGGTGATTAATTATCTGCAATGGTAAGTTAGGATAAAAGTTTTTACTATACGCGGATAATAACGTAAAGaaaacttatttttaattaccTGTTCCATTATCATGAAGTTAGCTAAACTCGTTAAATAAATAAGGTGTGAacagaaataaaaaagagatcAAATATGTTTAGTTAATCGGTGAATAGGGCATTTAATCATTAAGGTAGCGGTTATTTTAAAGTATTGGGACGGATACTGAAAGACTAGAATTCGATATTATGTTTGTTGACACAGATATTAGTACTAAAATTTCAGTCTCTATCttcaaaatttcagtatttcagtacttCTAAAAAGTGGGGATACAGGAGACTGAAATTTTTGGATATAGAGActgaaattttaaaaacattttatacctaaaataccctcatttcaattcatgaattctaattttaccttttgtgcaaattaaattagagctTCACTCTTATTTCAATCTGTCTCCTATTTTATACCAAACACAATAttgagatttatttcaatctctgTCTATCAGTCTTTATCTCTCAGTCCCAATCTCTCAGTCTCTGCATCTCATCCAAACGCTACCTAATTGATTAGATTTGATCTTTATGTTTTATAAAACTAATGGATGAGATTGAGTATAAGTAattagaaaaattcgcctataAATTTTAGCTCAAATGTCTCCATACTTACCTAAAAAGTCACAAGTTCGAATTTTcctatttttgataaaaaaaaattagaaaaatacaATTTCGGAAGTCCTGAAAATTCTTAATTTGGGATTTAGGATTATGAATATcgataattttaattttgtcttgCTATTATAATTTAACTAgtttacttttaaaaatacAGGGTCATTTTTTGGTTTTAAATAaagagtttaattaattaattttgatcaGTTTAGTGGACagtttattcatttatttaaataagtgtCGAAAGTTCAAATTTCGTCTTACATATATAACAATCCATTGGCCGCGATAAACTCTTAAATGAAGCTCAAATTCGTAATAGATTAGTCTTTGACTTATCGAATTATGAAATATcgtagaaaacaaaaaaaaagtagagtttattttttattattgacaaAGTCAATGTaaaatattgttatttttattgacGTGATATTATGTAATTAGATGCACGtatgaaattattttatatacatcaaaattaaatttttaaataaaatttaacttaaCTTAATTGACATGACAAAAATAGAGACATGTGAATATATCCTTGATGACTATTAATTAAAAGAGGTTTGTATAATTTTGTTAGGATGAAAAGAGCTTTTATCGACAATTTTATGCAGAATTATTGTATATCGCTCTAACAacgatttttttaataaaaatttaggtAAAATTTTgctaaaaattattaaatgagTCTAAATTCATATACATAAATTCTGGGGAAAAAAGGACTCTTCATTATATATATCAtggcagaaaaaaaaaatttaacacaaTAAACTAATTTGTATTTAGACAATTGAAAAGGTTCTAAAACCTTTTATTTCCGGTACATAATATATAACACAATAACTACCTTAGGAGTTACAATGATACCCAAAAAAGCAACATAAAATAGCCAAAATTATAAACTATAGTATCCAAGAACAAGGGACAACAACAAATAAACTAAGATAGCACTTGGACTTATTTGATTtgtgatttaatttttttgtgtgtttcaTGTGGTAGCATCCAAAGCCAAGATAGTACTGAGGTTCATTGGTTTCATGTAAGTTGTTGTACCTGACATAATCTCCTCCACAATAAGCCTATTAGCCTTTTCAGATGGATGAAAAGCAtcccaaaatgcatataagttTCTGTTTGGGCATAAGTTTGAGAGTGGTGTGCATAATCCAATCCCATTATAAGGTCCTTGCCCACAGCATGCTACTTTTGATGTAACAAATCCTGCTCAATTCAACGGCATCAATATTTGTGATTAACCTTTAATTCAGTATGTTAATTATTGATCAATAATATCATTAACATATTTATGGTGGCAATGATTCTATATAGCATATATTGGAAGAATTTGAAGATCTTTACCCTTGGCTAGGGTGGTAGAATTCTTTTTTATCTAAACTCTAATTCTCTATTCTTTACCCTTGTTTTTAAGAAATTATGTAAGAAGTTTAAATTATTAGTCTAGCTGTACTTTTTAGACCAATTATATTTAGAATAATGTTATATGATTagcaaatattattattttgaacaaGTATTTGACTAATAATAATTTGCACCCATATAATCATATTAACAAAGATTTGCACACAAAAAACACATATTGTGCATCTATATTTACCAAACtttgtatatataaattaatacagtttatatctatattttttagaatttacacacataaattaataaattttatttattaaaaataacttagtGTTTATATTGACTAAATGCTGGCTAAAATTGCTAAAATCTGTTAGccacaaaatttttttgttatatttattatttctaacgaataaaatatctatttttggtgtaaaaaaatttaaaatatctatgCAATAtcattaaattatttgaaagaCAAGGAATGTCATGAAACTATTCACAATATAGTTACATTGattgtttttgaaaaactacGAGAGAAGCTCAAATGATTAGACAACcttattgtattttttagaCTAATTATGTTCATTgtttctaatatatatatatatatatatatatatatatatatatatatatatatatatatatggtggaAACTTAGATGTAATTAATTTCATGTAAAATTGATAACTAAgagtcgttagatgaaaatttagtcaaattatttaattattctcaactatcaattttatataaaattgattgTAACCGAATTtttacctatatatatatatatatatattagaaacTCACGTATAGTTAGTTTCGTGTGAAattaatacatgaaaatatctGCACGCGAGGTTCCAACTAGTTATGAAGAAAGAATTACCAAATTGGGCGGGGTTGGTAACGAAGTTATTATGCATTTGTGCAGTATTAACAGCAATGAAAACATCCCTTCCGAGTTTGCGATTGAGTTGCTGAAGCATGGATTCAAGTTGAGGGTTGAACAAGGAAGCAGCACGTTGCAGATCAGTGGCACATTGACCATTTCTACCACGCTGTGCcaattcagaaggaacacaacCCAATGGACCCGTCCCTGTCACAAGAACTCTCCGGGCTCCCAAATCATAGAGTCTCTGCAAAAGCTTCTGGTACTCGGAGATAAGGTACTTGACATATTCAGGAAGTGGATACTGGCGAGATCTTGCAGAATAGGGAACCAAGTAGTAGTTGTTAACAAAGTCATTGCCTCCTACGGTTATGAGAACCAGTGCTTGGTTGACCAGTGTTTTTGTCCCTGTTGCTCCTATCACCCCACTCACACGTCTTTGGTATTCTCTGAAATACTCTAGCTGCTGGTACATTCTGATTATGTTTACCTACATTCATACATTAAGTAGTAACCGAGTGAATAGTCAACCCGACtcctaaaaattattttaaaaggaTTACGAAGTCCTTAAAAAAGGCGGTGTATATACTgaaaattagtcattaaatcaattattatacatatatataatttaacatttttttatgtgtattttatactcgaatatattattctatataagtagttaattttttatgtatatactTAAAAGgctttgaaaattattttgattcaattttttaaaaatttaattaaaaatgagacaattttgtttttgtagagattgaattttgctATAGCTATTTTAtacttcttttaaaaaataattgttcaaatatttttataaatttgaatCAAATGCACAAACAAATAGctaaatatgaaaattttgaatACTATTTTGTGGTAGTTTAATTTAGTTCATTGCCAAAATAATAAACCAACTTACAAACTGAATTCCGGTGTCATTAAGGATTCCGATTCCGGCGGAGGCGAAATTGGCGCCAACTAGAAGTCTCTGCCCGTTTAGTTCCGGGCTCAAGTATGGCAAAGGTGACTCAGGTGAACCAATTCGTTGACCTAAAAGTCCCaaataatcaaatcaaattaatacctaataagataataatagataataaacaagatgaaaattcaggtgcagtTAAATGATTTGATAGGTTTGACTAGATTGTCATCTA
This sequence is a window from Arachis stenosperma cultivar V10309 chromosome 10, arast.V10309.gnm1.PFL2, whole genome shotgun sequence. Protein-coding genes within it:
- the LOC130956568 gene encoding GDSL esterase/lipase At5g33370-like; translation: MTRLSNFVPLKMTTTLVSLVLVIGAIVNGAESRPSNNNNNRARAFFVFGDSLVDSGNNNYLATTARADAPPYGIDHPTHRPSGRFSNGFNIPDLISQRLGSESVLPYLSPELRGEKLLIGANFASAGIGILNDTGIQFVNIIRMYRQLEHFEEYQRKVSGIIGASAAKNLVNQALVLITVGGNDFVNNYYLVPYSVRSQQYPLPQYVKFLISEYRKLLQKLYELGARRVLVTGTGPLGCVPAELAQRGRNGECSVELQRASSLYNPQLERMLQDLNTKIGSDVFIAANTAEMHLNFITNPVAYGFTTSKIACCGQGPYNGLGLCTPLSNLCPNRDLYAFWDAFHPSEKANKIIVEQIMYASTRYMNPMNLSTILALDTTT
- the LOC130956321 gene encoding GDSL esterase/lipase At5g18430-like; the protein is MAITLSNFVPLTSKTLILVMVLVVGVIVNGSEARPNNNNNNRPKAFFVFGDSLVDSGNNNYLATTARADAPPYGIDYPTRRPTGRFSNGYNIPDLISQRIGSPESPLPYLSPELNGQRLLVGANFASAGIGILNDTGIQFVNIIRMYQQLEYFREYQRRVSGVIGATGTKTLVNQALVLITVGGNDFVNNYYLVPYSARSRQYPLPEYVKYLISEYQKLLQRLYDLGARRVLVTGTGPLGCVPSELAQRGRNGQCATDLQRAASLFNPQLESMLQQLNRKLGRDVFIAVNTAQMHNNFVTNPAQFGFVTSKVACCGQGPYNGIGLCTPLSNLCPNRNLYAFWDAFHPSEKANRLIVEEIMSGTTTYMKPMNLSTILALDATT